In candidate division KSB1 bacterium, the following proteins share a genomic window:
- a CDS encoding sugar ABC transporter permease codes for MAAGVGTLKNNRLAYLYTMPALIVMGMVVVYPFIYNIVLSLSNMNLTHFYDWRIIGLTNYINVLKEGTFWYFFWKTILWTVINVFFHVTIGIFLALILNKDIKGKSYFRTLLILPWAVPQYITALTWRGMFNSEYGAISLIVDRLFGIQIPWLTTEWGAFAACVITNIWLGFPFMMIVALGGLQSIPDELYEAADIDGASWWNKLRNITIPLLKPVMIPAITLGIIWTFNNFNIVWLVSNGGEPADKTHILVSWIYKSGFRYFRMGYAAAFSMIIFVILLVFSFNFIRRTKAAEAVY; via the coding sequence ATGGCTGCTGGAGTCGGAACATTAAAGAACAATCGTCTTGCCTATTTATATACCATGCCAGCATTGATCGTCATGGGAATGGTGGTGGTCTATCCATTCATATACAATATCGTTCTCTCCCTTTCGAATATGAACCTGACACATTTTTACGATTGGCGCATCATCGGATTGACCAATTACATTAATGTGCTAAAAGAGGGGACATTTTGGTATTTTTTCTGGAAAACGATTTTATGGACGGTGATCAATGTTTTCTTTCATGTCACGATCGGTATATTTCTGGCGCTCATCTTAAATAAAGACATCAAAGGCAAATCATATTTTCGCACCCTGCTCATTTTGCCATGGGCTGTGCCCCAATACATCACTGCCTTAACCTGGCGTGGCATGTTCAATTCAGAATATGGTGCCATTAGTCTTATTGTTGATCGACTTTTCGGTATTCAAATTCCTTGGTTGACCACTGAATGGGGAGCTTTTGCCGCCTGTGTGATTACCAATATCTGGCTTGGATTTCCATTTATGATGATCGTTGCTCTCGGCGGACTCCAGAGCATTCCAGATGAACTCTACGAAGCAGCTGATATCGATGGGGCCTCTTGGTGGAATAAATTGCGCAACATTACCATTCCGTTGCTCAAACCGGTCATGATCCCAGCCATTACGTTAGGGATTATCTGGACCTTCAACAATTTCAATATCGTCTGGTTGGTGAGTAACGGTGGAGAACCTGCCGACAAAACTCACATTCTGGTCTCTTGGATTTATAAATCTGGCTTCCGCTATTTTCGAATGGGATATGCCGCGGCTTTCTCAATGATCATTTTTGTTATTCTCCTGGTATTCAGTTTTAACTTCATTAGAAGAACTAAGGCGGCAGAAGCTGTCTATTAA
- a CDS encoding extracellular solute-binding protein, translated as MIAKALKQVLVLCCLSVIGGYFGCSAKRHSTIMIWHSMRPLATKILQQKLDEFSKKYPGWKFAQLFYEPETARTNYIISAMGGSGPALFWGASDNIGPLVELRVIKPLEEYFDPAFLDSFIIEPIAANTWFQNHLYQIADQVGNHLCLVYNKKYVPHPPKTMSELRKLGKSLTKDLNNDGKPDRYALAWNYTEPFFAVPFIHGYGGKILDENNRPTLNTPATIQAAQLIYDLANKDRIIPMECDYEVANALFIDGYAAMIINGPWSWGTYIENGIDIGITRIPKIDETDLWPSPMVSPLGYSVNINLEGEKLRIALELLKFLTSVEVELEFTRALGTIPSRKQAFLDPSVTDNELIQSSIYQLEVGTLMPVVTELRWIWDAMRPSYQSIFTGQMKPAQAASAMQQLAERLIKENRE; from the coding sequence GTGATCGCTAAAGCATTAAAGCAGGTATTGGTTCTCTGCTGTCTGAGTGTAATTGGGGGATATTTCGGTTGCAGCGCGAAACGACACAGTACAATTATGATCTGGCACTCAATGCGCCCCCTGGCAACCAAGATATTGCAGCAGAAATTGGACGAATTCTCAAAGAAATATCCTGGCTGGAAGTTCGCTCAACTATTCTATGAACCAGAGACCGCCCGCACCAATTATATTATCTCTGCAATGGGAGGAAGCGGTCCTGCTCTATTCTGGGGAGCCAGTGATAACATTGGGCCGCTGGTTGAGCTAAGGGTCATCAAACCATTAGAGGAATACTTTGATCCAGCGTTTTTAGATAGCTTCATCATCGAGCCGATCGCGGCTAATACCTGGTTTCAAAACCATCTCTATCAAATTGCTGATCAGGTGGGGAATCATCTATGTCTGGTTTATAATAAAAAATATGTGCCGCATCCCCCCAAAACAATGTCGGAGCTCAGAAAGCTTGGCAAGAGCCTCACCAAAGACCTCAATAACGATGGTAAACCAGATCGGTATGCTCTGGCCTGGAACTATACCGAACCGTTCTTTGCCGTTCCGTTCATCCATGGGTATGGTGGAAAAATTTTGGACGAGAATAATCGTCCCACGCTGAATACACCAGCTACTATTCAAGCCGCGCAGCTCATCTACGATTTGGCCAATAAAGATCGCATCATCCCGATGGAGTGCGACTATGAAGTCGCGAATGCTCTATTCATAGATGGCTATGCGGCAATGATCATCAATGGCCCATGGTCGTGGGGAACCTATATTGAAAATGGAATCGATATCGGTATCACTCGAATCCCCAAAATCGACGAAACCGATCTCTGGCCATCGCCCATGGTTTCGCCGCTCGGCTATTCCGTTAATATTAATTTGGAAGGCGAAAAATTGAGGATTGCCCTCGAATTGCTCAAATTTTTGACTTCGGTGGAGGTTGAGCTGGAATTTACTCGGGCACTGGGAACGATCCCATCGCGAAAACAAGCATTTTTGGATCCATCTGTTACAGATAATGAGCTGATTCAGAGCTCCATTTATCAATTAGAAGTTGGCACACTTATGCCCGTAGTTACTGAGTTGCGCTGGATCTGGGACGCCATGCGGCCCAGTTACCAATCGATCTTCACCGGGCAAATGAAACCAGCACAAGCCGCATCGGCTATGCAGCAATTGGCAGAGCGACTTATTAAAGAAAATCGAGAATAG
- a CDS encoding sodium:solute symporter translates to MHLLDYLIVAVYLVAMVVVGLVLQRRASAGIDSYFLGNRKLPWWVLGVSGMASNLDVSGTMINTAWIFALGAAGFFIEIRGGVTLIMAFLMIFMGKWNRRAEVMTLAEWMSFRFGKGKEGDIARLIAAISSILVTIAMITYFAVGSGKFIGEFLGIPSFAGLSSEFWAATLMIVLAMIYTVASGLYGVVWTDLFQSLLIFITIIYICVMAMTRFPLPESFSVSVPMRVPENTFQTISTTRETWTSVIPPWKLDFDPNCAYSIYNLFGIAIIFYLIKVIIEGSGGTGGYMIQRYFAAKSDREAGLLSLFWTSLLSFRWPFIAAIAIMGVSYGSSVGVINDPEKVIPVVINNMVHTGMKGLLVAGLMAAAMSTFDSTVNAGAAYWVKDIYQAYLNPKASEKALMLHSRLASIFIVVVGLIFSLAIKNINEIWGWITMSIGAGMIIPQLTRWYWWRLNGYGYAIGTIGGMVAAIVQKAAFPNVPEYVSFSFASGISLVLMVIGTYLTPPTDEAVLKNFYRRTRPFGFWAYIKNVIPAATLQQVDRENRRDIVATFFAVPWQIVLFLAMMMIVMQRWDTLGWLLLVLIALSTGLYHFWFKHLSREVRIE, encoded by the coding sequence ATGCACCTTCTGGATTATTTGATCGTTGCAGTATACCTCGTTGCGATGGTAGTGGTTGGCCTAGTTTTGCAGCGACGGGCATCTGCTGGAATTGATTCTTATTTTCTGGGCAACCGGAAATTGCCATGGTGGGTGTTAGGCGTATCAGGCATGGCGTCCAATTTAGACGTCAGCGGCACCATGATCAATACTGCGTGGATCTTTGCGCTGGGTGCTGCTGGCTTTTTTATTGAAATTCGCGGCGGTGTCACATTGATCATGGCTTTCTTAATGATCTTTATGGGAAAATGGAATCGCCGCGCTGAGGTTATGACCCTGGCTGAGTGGATGAGTTTTCGATTCGGCAAAGGCAAAGAGGGAGATATTGCTCGACTGATCGCTGCTATTTCCAGCATCCTGGTCACCATCGCAATGATCACATATTTCGCTGTGGGCTCGGGTAAATTCATTGGCGAATTTCTCGGCATTCCATCATTTGCAGGCTTATCATCAGAATTCTGGGCTGCCACTCTGATGATCGTTCTGGCCATGATCTATACCGTGGCGAGCGGCCTCTATGGTGTGGTCTGGACCGATCTGTTTCAGAGCCTACTCATTTTCATCACAATTATCTACATCTGCGTCATGGCAATGACGCGATTCCCACTACCAGAAAGCTTTTCCGTCTCCGTCCCAATGCGTGTCCCAGAGAATACTTTTCAGACAATCTCCACCACACGCGAAACCTGGACCAGCGTCATTCCGCCATGGAAATTGGACTTTGATCCCAATTGTGCCTATTCCATCTATAACCTCTTTGGCATTGCCATTATTTTTTATTTGATCAAAGTTATCATTGAGGGATCTGGGGGCACTGGCGGCTACATGATCCAGCGATATTTTGCGGCGAAGAGCGATCGTGAGGCAGGGCTATTGTCTCTTTTTTGGACCAGCCTGCTCTCGTTTCGCTGGCCCTTTATTGCGGCAATTGCGATTATGGGCGTCTCTTATGGCAGTAGCGTTGGTGTCATTAACGATCCCGAAAAAGTGATTCCGGTCGTTATCAACAACATGGTTCATACCGGGATGAAAGGGCTCCTGGTAGCTGGTCTCATGGCAGCTGCCATGTCCACTTTTGATTCGACGGTCAATGCTGGCGCGGCTTATTGGGTAAAGGACATTTATCAGGCATATTTAAATCCGAAAGCTTCCGAGAAAGCATTGATGCTTCATAGTCGCCTCGCTTCGATTTTCATCGTTGTTGTGGGATTAATATTCAGTCTGGCCATTAAAAACATTAATGAGATCTGGGGATGGATCACCATGAGCATCGGTGCTGGCATGATCATCCCCCAATTGACGCGTTGGTATTGGTGGCGATTGAACGGTTACGGATATGCTATTGGGACGATTGGTGGAATGGTTGCAGCAATAGTTCAAAAGGCAGCGTTCCCCAATGTCCCAGAATACGTCTCGTTCAGTTTTGCCAGCGGGATTTCGCTGGTTCTGATGGTGATCGGCACATATCTAACACCACCGACTGATGAAGCGGTCTTGAAAAACTTTTATAGGCGCACCCGGCCATTTGGATTTTGGGCGTATATTAAAAACGTTATTCCAGCCGCGACATTGCAACAGGTTGATCGCGAAAATCGGCGTGATATCGTCGCGACATTTTTTGCTGTTCCATGGCAGATCGTGCTGTTTCTGGCGATGATGATGATTGTGATGCAGCGATGGGATACCCTCGGATGGCTCTTGCTGGTCCTAATCGCTCTTTCGACTGGACTTTATCATTTCTGGTTCAAGCATCTTTCAAGAGAGGTGAGAATAGAATAA